The segment AGTCAGCACCAGCATCTTCATAGGCGTTGCCTACAGTTATGAGTACGTCTGCTAATCTATCCAGCATTTCATTTATCATATCCGGCTTCTTTAAGCATAACTTTACAACATCATTCAGATCCATTATTTGACCTGCCAAAGTGAATGGGCCAAGCACATAAGCGCCAATAGCAGCTTCACTGCCGATATCTTCCTTTAAACGTTTGATGGCATCCATTACTACTGGTACGCGACCGCGTTGTGCCAAATTATCCGGAATTTCAAATGTTGTCATTTCATCGGTGGAGTTTACTATTTTTTCTTTAATTGTAGGATATAAAAGCTGTTTAACATCTTCATAAGGGTTCATTACGCATCCCATAGCCTCGGCCTCCACACAAAGGTCAAATGGAACCACTGCACACTCAAAGTCAAATAAGCGATGCGAAGTAGCTGCCGCTTCCGCCATCTTCTTGCTATCCCCGTGTAATTGGGGAAAATTATATTCTAAACCCTGAAAACCTGCAGTTGTTACGTTACCCATACCACTAAAACATGGAATTCGGTCTATCTCTTCACCCTTTAACAGGCCGAGAATTCTTTCCTTCGGTGTCAATGACGTAACCAATATAAAAACCTCCTTGAATTTCCAAATATAACTTTTTCACTACTACTTAATGTGAAGTTATGCACCTTTTAGTGTATCTGCAAACTCACCAAACAATTTGTATAGCGGGTGATTTTCGTTGGACGGCAGTTCCTTGCGTTCGTGGTATGCAAGGGTACTCAGTATTAGGCTGGCACTGGCCATAGCAGGTAAGTACCTAGGCATAGCTACTATAGGACCGGTGAATAAAAAGTCGCTCCACAGCAGCGATGCAGCTGCCTGCCCTGCGCCATCCATGGCCTTGAAACCGTCACTACCGAATAAATCTCTGGCTTCTTTCCACATCCATGTACCATTTGATGCTGCCACACCCGCAGGCCAACCAAACTCTTCTTTTAACATTTTAGTAGCCAAAGCTGAAAAACCAATGGCAGGAAGGTTCATAACCGAAGTATCAATCATAATCGTCTCGAAGGTATCTTCACCAATCATTGCCATCATCTTACGAAAAGATTTAACTCTGCCTGCAGGTGACTGGTCCTGCTCATCAAAGACCTGAACAACCGCATGTTTTACTCCCATTTCTTTCAGCTGAGTCACCTGACCGGGAATATCCTTATCCCAAGGTGTAATGCTGTTATACAGCACCCGATCCTGGAGGCCCAGTTCGGCAATATATTTCATGGCTTCCAAACGCTGGTCCTGAACCCACATGTCTATTCCAAAAGGCTTGTCACTGATACTAGTCAAGAAGTCAATATAAGTTTTCATCTCGTCGACTTTGGTAGCCACCATGGCCACCATGGCGGGAATCCCCGTCTTCTCGGACAATTCCTCCTGCCGCAGGACATACTCTTTTGCCTTAGCTTTGTCAAACTTTCTTTCTTTGCGACTTTCCAATATTTTATCACTGTTATGAAACATAGAGGAAATCAGCAAAGGTGGGTTTTCCCCGGGCTGTCCACCGACACGGAAATCCCCAATGGTACAAGTCTTTTGTTCCTTGTCAAAACTAAACACATTATCACTCCTTAAAACACGCAATATTCAATAAATTTATTTTGAGGGAAAGATGGCAAGGGGTTAAGTTCTTTAAATAAAACGCCTAATTCTTTAAAATACTCCGTGATCCCACTTCGGCGGCGGCAGGTACTCCCACTCTTCGCCATTGATCATCTTTTGAGCTAATTCAACACACTTGGCAGCATATTCGAAAGCATAGGGGATACCGGGGCCTTCAGGCACAAAACCGGCTAAAATCATCCCGACGGATGCCGCTTCAAATACTTCTTCCACTGTAGCGCCGGCCTTAACAGCAGGATAAACGTGGATAATGCAGCGCGGTGACATGTAGGCTACACCGCCAGCCATGAAAATTAATTCTTTAACTTTCCGTGACAGCGCACCATCTTCCCAAATACTGTTATAGAAATCAGCAAATGTTACCCCTGCAGTAGGGTTCAGTTCATTAATAATTTTGAACATCCTGGGCGTAAACAGCATAGTATCTTGCATGTATTTATTTGCCTCTTCAGCTGTCCATTTCTTCTTGTCATCACTCACTTGAATTTCACCTCCGGTAAGATACTCAAAAAGTTTCTTAAGCATGAAACACTCTCCCTGTTCCAAAGCCATCTTCCCCTTAAAACCAATATCACCCAACAAAACACTGTGTTACAATTTTAATTTTTCCAGTCGTGAGCAGTTTGGACGAAAGCCTGAATATTTTCTAGAGGTACCGTGGGAGGAATATCGCATCCGGGCAACAGAACATACCCTCCGCCCTCATTAGCTTTCTTAATGCATTCAGTGGAAGCTTCTCTCACACGCTGCTGTGTACCCTGGGTTAAAGCATGGACAGGATCCACATTTCCGGCAATGCACTGCCGGTCGCCAATCTCTTCCTTGGCTTTGGCCATATCTACTTTATAATCAAATGCAAACAAATCTACTTCCGTTTCCGGTATTAACCCTAATCGGTCACTGGTATCGCCGCAGATATGCAAAAAATGCAGCCCGTTAAAGTTGTCATGCAAGCGCCTAGAGAAGTCCTTTAAGTAAGGCATAGCAAATGTTTCAAACTGCTTACGAGAAATCAGGTCTCCTGATGCTGTAGGGTCAGCAAGGGCCGCGCAAGTTATATAGCCAGCTTCAAACATGGGCCGGTAAAATTCGTAACAAAGCTCTGTTGAAAACTCTAAAATCGCATGCATGAACTCTTTCTGCTTGAAAGTGCCTCTCATCAGACGTTCCACACCATATAACTGACCAGCAATGGTAAACGGCCCCCAAGCCGTGGGGCCAACTAAGTACTTATCCCCGATTTTTTCATTAACAATCTCCGTCGCTTTCCAAATGGTGTTGATAACCTCGTCGTCCTTCAAACGGCTGATATCCAATTTATCCAAGTCCGCGGGTTCATTAATAAGGGGCGCTTCCAAATCCGGAGCACCAACCTCTCGATACTTTACTGTTCCTCCCAGAGCTGCAGCATGCAGGTTGTTAAAACCAGACCCCGGGAACACCATGTCTGACTGCACTTTCTCCGCCGTATCAATAATAAGCTGGGCATATTTTTCGGGCTCACCAACGTAATTATCGAACCTATTGCCGGAATTCTTCATTGTCCATACACCACCGCCGTAAATAACAACAGGAACGCGTTCGGCTAACTCCATATTGAATGCCTTAAGTACAGTCTCTTTAGGTGTTAACATATCTCCACCTCCAATCATATTTTCCACTTTCGACATCCGAATGTTACAGATTAACAGCCTTGCCTTGTTTATCCGCATTTGCTTTCAATACCTTCTCAAGGTTTGGAAACTCATCCTTAGAGTGGGGGAAACCCATAGCATCTGCGAACCGCTGCTGGAAGTCCGGCTCAACAGCTGTCTCCACAAATTCAACTTCTTTAGCCACTCTTTGGGCCTCGTCACGCTTGTCTTTATCCAGCAAAGCAACCTGGGCACCGTCCCCGGCAGCATTACCTACAGCTACTATCTTTTCTAATTCACAGTCCGGGAACATTCCGATAGCCAAAGCACTTTCGGTATTAATGTAGCTGCCAAAAGCTCCCGCCAGAGTAACACTATCGATCTTTTCTACACCTAATTTTTCCATCAGATACTTAGCACCTACATAAAGAGCCGATTTGGCCAGCTGCACCGCGCGTATATCACCTTGAGTAACGGTTATATCCTTACCGATGGAAGTCTCATCAGCCCAAGCCAGCACATACTCCATCTTACCGTCCGCACCTTTTCTAACCCGTGGTGTCTCAAGCTTCTTATTTATCCGTCCTGTCTTGCCAAAAATACCGGCTTTAAACATTTCGGCGATTACGTCAATAATTCCTGAGCCGCAGATACCCTTCGAATCGGTCTTTTTAATATCCGGGTACCACTCTTCTTTTCCAATTACCCTATATCTTGGTTCATAGGTTTGAGGATCAATCTCTACGTTTTCAATGGCCCCGGGGGCAGCGCGCATACCAAATTTTATCTGGGCACCCTCCAAAGCCGGACCGGTAGCACACGAAGTGCATAACATTTTATCCGAATTACCAAGATCAATTTCACCATTGGTACCAATATCGATCAACAATCTCATCTCATCTTTTTGCATGTACGGTTCTTCTGCAATCATAACTCCCATGTTATCAGGACCCACAAACCCTGCTTCTATGGGCAGCACATGGACGTTAGCAGCAGGGTTAACATTAATGCCCATATCCCTGGACTTAATGTTAAGGGATTGCTTAACCGCAGGCGCAAAGGGTGACCGCCCCATGTGTTTGGGTTCTAGACCTAGGGCAATATGGTGCATGGCAGTATTAAATACCAATACCACTTCCGCTACCTGTGCCGGTATGATTTCTGCTTCCCCAGTCATCTTTACAATTAAGTCGTTCAAGCCTTGGATGATAGCATCGTGCATTTTCTCCAGACCGTCTTCGTTCATCATGGAGTATGTTATTCTAGAAAGAACATCCTCACCATAGCGCACCTGGGGATTCATCATGGATTTCTTGCTGAGTAAAGCCCCACTCTTTAAATCCAGCAAATAAGCAGCCACAGTTGTAGTGCCAATGTCCACAGCCACTCCATATGCCTTTTCCACCAAGCCCGGATTAACGGAGATTACCTCCTTATCATTCCAGATGCTGGCGGTAATTTTCCAGTCCCCTTCTCTAAGTGAATTTGGCAGTGTTTTCAAAGCGAAGTAATCAATGGTTAATCCCCTGTCCAATTCGCCGTACTTTTCAGTGAGTGCCTGTTGCAGTCTTTCCCAGTCACCACGCTCATCTGCCAATGTAGCTTTTCCCATTTCAACATAATAGTTTTTGACTGCCGGATTTAGGTTAAAAACACGTTCCTTACCAGTTTCCAGTACTACCTGATTCGCACCCCTGCTCTCCTCAGGAACAAATACCAATACATCGCCATTAACTTTAGCATGGCAGGCAAAACGAATATTATCTTCTACCTGTTCTTCCGTCAGTTTTCTTTTTTCATGTGCAGAAAGATCGGATAAATTAGACATCTTTGAGTCTATATTAAACTTTTCAAAGTAACCTTCCTCAATTTTGACCATGCACTTTTTACAGGTCCCGGCACCGCCGCAGGTGTTTTCTATGTCAACCCCCAGCTCTCGAGATGCTTCCAAGAGAGTTTTGTCTTCCTCTATTTTCCCCCGCCGGCCGGAAGGTTGAAAAATTACATTATATTCCATAATGCACCTCCTCAATAATTCAATTACTGCTAGGATGAAATTTGATTAATGGCTAAAGTGGCATATCATAACCATTTAACCTTCAAAGAAACTTATTACTCTGCCAGTTCCATTTCTTTTAAGGAACTAAGCATGTTAATGGCATCTTTAAGAGCATTATTGGCATCTTCTGCATAACCATCCGCTCCCCATTTGCCGGCTATTTCTTCGTTTACCGGTGCACCGCCAATCATAATCTTTGCCTTGGGATTCTTTTCTTTGATCATCTTGATTACTTCAGGCATACCTACCATAGTGGTAGTCATCATAGCCGAAAGACAAACCAATTCTGAATCTGTCTTAAGCTGCTCTTCCACAAACTTTTCCAAAGGTACGTCCCTGCCTAAATCATGTATAATGAACCCGGATGCATCAAACAGCATTTTGACAATATTTTTACCGATGTCATGTACATCACCCTGTACAACACCCATAACCACTTGACCTTTACTGGTGTCCTGATCATTATCCATATGAGGCTTTAATATCTCCAAGCCGACATACATGGCGTCCGCACACATCAGAAGCTCCGGCACAAAATACTCCTGCTCTTCATAAAGCTGACCTACTGCTTCCATGCCCGGTACTAATCCTTCAAAAACGGCCTTATGCGGGTCTAATCCCTCATCAAGGGCGAGTTGAGCTGCTTTTTTAACATCGTCTTCCTCAAAATCTATCACACCCTGTTTTAATGCTTCTAAGATTTCTTTTTCTTTTTCTGGACTAACCATGAAAATACCTCCTCTTAATCTGTTAATTTAGAATATTTAGATAATTGATACTTGCTCGCTCTACCTTCTTTATTCTCGCTATGTTCCCCCCCCATGCCATATATTGATTGGATTTGGATTCCCCATTCCACCTCCCTTAAGGTTTTTACCCACTCCAATTGCAAAGTAACTTCACCAGATAAACCCACAGTATATGCTTTTTTCTCTATTACTAAACTTTTGTCTAAATTTTTGCTTTATTTTATATATTAAGCCAACACAGCTTTCCTGCCAAGATATAACCGCTTAAATACCTAATTTCTATATCGGGAGGTTGTATATCCCCTGTCAAAGGTTAGCGATTATTATTGGCTAACGTTAACAGTTATGCTATAATAATGTAAACTTTTTTCAAGGTGAAGCTATACTTTGAATTATCTAAAAAAAGGGGTTGTTTACAATTTTTTCAGGACAACGACTGCGAGAATTTCGTAAAGAACGTGATTACACTCTCAACCAACTTGCAGAACGTTTAAATGTTTCTCCCTCGTATCTCAGCAGTATTGAAAGGAATTTAAAAACTCCCTCCATACCGCTGCTTAAAGAAATCAGCAAAACCCTAAACATCTCTGTTAGTTATCTCTTTGACGACTATATTCCCGGCGAAATCGGGGAACGGCTAAAACTATTTCGGGAAGGTCGCGGTCTGATTCTTCAAGATCTTGCAGACCTAAGTAATATCGACGTTGAAATAATTGACGAAATCGAACAAGGTATTTCCGAACCAAACTTGGATCAAGCCGAGGCACTGGCTAAAGCATTGAATGTTTCAATGCGGTATTTTTACGAAAAGCTTAACAGCGACACCTCTTTAGGAAATAAGGTCAGGCAGGCTCGAATGAAAGCGGGATTAACTGGAGCAGATTTAGCAGCAAAGGCCGGAGTTTCTCCGCCATTAATCAGTCAAATTGAAAACAATCAGACTACTCCTCTGCTTGATACACTGGAACGTATTGGCAATGCCCTAGGTTTAACAGCCAGCTATTTCCTACTGGAACAGAAAGATATTGAAAGCTTACTTGCTTCGCTAAATCCAAAGATTGCTGAAATGCTGGGGGATCCCCAAGTTCAAACTTTTTTGCGGTCCATCAGTAACTTGAGTGCGGAAGAATTTACGTTTGTTTTAAAGTATGTAGAATTTTTTAAACATAACAAGTCACATCTGAAAATTTAATAGGTGTTATTTAGCAATTCATTCCTCGAATTGAATATAGGCATCTTTGGGAACAGCACCACCAATTTCTACTTGAATAGCCTTTATCACCGCACTGGGAACCGGGCAGTCAGTATGCTGCCTGAGTCTCTGATGTGCTGATTTGTATACTATTGAATCTAGTATCGGTGTAAATACCCCTTTCCTACAGTCAATAACCATCAAATCCTCATTCATATCCCTGACAAGTTTACAAGCACTGACAATTTTTAGGGATACCTTCAGATGACCTATTTGTTCCACTTTTATAACACTGCTAAAACCACAAACTCCGGCTGAGACTCTTACTCTGGTCATTTTTTCCTCCTGCTCTAAACGCTTATTATAATGTATAAAGTAACGTGTGTGAAAAGTGCTTATACCATGGTCTAAGGCGGTCACTAATTAGAATGTTTATTGAGCTCGCCAGCTATCTACCACAAACAATCATACAAATTCCACAAATACTATACCCCAACAACTCTTCATTTTGTTGTAAATACTGCCGACATAAGTCAACATCTATTAATGGTCCGTTGCTGTCTGCGCGGGCCCATTTTCTGTCGCCGATTGCACCGGAAGGGCATTTCTCCACGCATTTCCGACAGTCCCCGCACCGACTGTATTCAATGGGACTCTCACAAACTTCCAGGGGCGCATTGGTAAGCACCGTAGCCCAGCTCAAACGAGGCCCGCAGTTTTTGGTCACCAATAGCCCATTTTTCCCGATCCACCCCAATCCCGCACAAGTTG is part of the Metallumcola ferriviriculae genome and harbors:
- a CDS encoding helix-turn-helix domain-containing protein, yielding MFTIFSGQRLREFRKERDYTLNQLAERLNVSPSYLSSIERNLKTPSIPLLKEISKTLNISVSYLFDDYIPGEIGERLKLFREGRGLILQDLADLSNIDVEIIDEIEQGISEPNLDQAEALAKALNVSMRYFYEKLNSDTSLGNKVRQARMKAGLTGADLAAKAGVSPPLISQIENNQTTPLLDTLERIGNALGLTASYFLLEQKDIESLLASLNPKIAEMLGDPQVQTFLRSISNLSAEEFTFVLKYVEFFKHNKSHLKI
- a CDS encoding uroporphyrinogen decarboxylase family protein, which codes for MLTPKETVLKAFNMELAERVPVVIYGGGVWTMKNSGNRFDNYVGEPEKYAQLIIDTAEKVQSDMVFPGSGFNNLHAAALGGTVKYREVGAPDLEAPLINEPADLDKLDISRLKDDEVINTIWKATEIVNEKIGDKYLVGPTAWGPFTIAGQLYGVERLMRGTFKQKEFMHAILEFSTELCYEFYRPMFEAGYITCAALADPTASGDLISRKQFETFAMPYLKDFSRRLHDNFNGLHFLHICGDTSDRLGLIPETEVDLFAFDYKVDMAKAKEEIGDRQCIAGNVDPVHALTQGTQQRVREASTECIKKANEGGGYVLLPGCDIPPTVPLENIQAFVQTAHDWKN
- a CDS encoding tetrahydromethanopterin S-methyltransferase subunit H family protein, which translates into the protein MFSFDKEQKTCTIGDFRVGGQPGENPPLLISSMFHNSDKILESRKERKFDKAKAKEYVLRQEELSEKTGIPAMVAMVATKVDEMKTYIDFLTSISDKPFGIDMWVQDQRLEAMKYIAELGLQDRVLYNSITPWDKDIPGQVTQLKEMGVKHAVVQVFDEQDQSPAGRVKSFRKMMAMIGEDTFETIMIDTSVMNLPAIGFSALATKMLKEEFGWPAGVAASNGTWMWKEARDLFGSDGFKAMDGAGQAAASLLWSDFLFTGPIVAMPRYLPAMASASLILSTLAYHERKELPSNENHPLYKLFGEFADTLKGA
- a CDS encoding MtaA/CmuA family methyltransferase — translated: MVTSLTPKERILGLLKGEEIDRIPCFSGMGNVTTAGFQGLEYNFPQLHGDSKKMAEAAATSHRLFDFECAVVPFDLCVEAEAMGCVMNPYEDVKQLLYPTIKEKIVNSTDEMTTFEIPDNLAQRGRVPVVMDAIKRLKEDIGSEAAIGAYVLGPFTLAGQIMDLNDVVKLCLKKPDMINEMLDRLADVLITVGNAYEDAGADYICVREMGATTDVLSPRVFKKVIQPHLTKIFNNLNKPHILHICGGTNKIMDIMQETGAGALSVEQKNDLQSSRAAVGEDALIFGNIDAFNVLVSGTPEQVEEAVLAAIEGGVDAIWPSCDIWPEAPVVNLKAMTGAVKKYGAEKWARRNR
- a CDS encoding corrinoid protein gives rise to the protein MVSPEKEKEILEALKQGVIDFEEDDVKKAAQLALDEGLDPHKAVFEGLVPGMEAVGQLYEEQEYFVPELLMCADAMYVGLEILKPHMDNDQDTSKGQVVMGVVQGDVHDIGKNIVKMLFDASGFIIHDLGRDVPLEKFVEEQLKTDSELVCLSAMMTTTMVGMPEVIKMIKEKNPKAKIMIGGAPVNEEIAGKWGADGYAEDANNALKDAINMLSSLKEMELAE
- a CDS encoding DUF6951 family protein; this translates as MTRVRVSAGVCGFSSVIKVEQIGHLKVSLKIVSACKLVRDMNEDLMVIDCRKGVFTPILDSIVYKSAHQRLRQHTDCPVPSAVIKAIQVEIGGAVPKDAYIQFEE
- a CDS encoding ASKHA domain-containing protein; translation: MEYNVIFQPSGRRGKIEEDKTLLEASRELGVDIENTCGGAGTCKKCMVKIEEGYFEKFNIDSKMSNLSDLSAHEKRKLTEEQVEDNIRFACHAKVNGDVLVFVPEESRGANQVVLETGKERVFNLNPAVKNYYVEMGKATLADERGDWERLQQALTEKYGELDRGLTIDYFALKTLPNSLREGDWKITASIWNDKEVISVNPGLVEKAYGVAVDIGTTTVAAYLLDLKSGALLSKKSMMNPQVRYGEDVLSRITYSMMNEDGLEKMHDAIIQGLNDLIVKMTGEAEIIPAQVAEVVLVFNTAMHHIALGLEPKHMGRSPFAPAVKQSLNIKSRDMGINVNPAANVHVLPIEAGFVGPDNMGVMIAEEPYMQKDEMRLLIDIGTNGEIDLGNSDKMLCTSCATGPALEGAQIKFGMRAAPGAIENVEIDPQTYEPRYRVIGKEEWYPDIKKTDSKGICGSGIIDVIAEMFKAGIFGKTGRINKKLETPRVRKGADGKMEYVLAWADETSIGKDITVTQGDIRAVQLAKSALYVGAKYLMEKLGVEKIDSVTLAGAFGSYINTESALAIGMFPDCELEKIVAVGNAAGDGAQVALLDKDKRDEAQRVAKEVEFVETAVEPDFQQRFADAMGFPHSKDEFPNLEKVLKANADKQGKAVNL
- a CDS encoding carboxymuconolactone decarboxylase family protein, translated to MLKKLFEYLTGGEIQVSDDKKKWTAEEANKYMQDTMLFTPRMFKIINELNPTAGVTFADFYNSIWEDGALSRKVKELIFMAGGVAYMSPRCIIHVYPAVKAGATVEEVFEAASVGMILAGFVPEGPGIPYAFEYAAKCVELAQKMINGEEWEYLPPPKWDHGVF